In Excalfactoria chinensis isolate bCotChi1 chromosome 20, bCotChi1.hap2, whole genome shotgun sequence, a genomic segment contains:
- the CPLANE2 gene encoding ciliogenesis and planar polarity effector 2, with product MVEPGWLLSPPGRPFLASILHKNQRRVFGLLERPALPPALSVPTVSYKLFVSGRSGVGKTALVAALLGNPAPPLHRETLGIEVSTLFWPAVPLGSERPVLFQLHFWDCGENALRKFEHLLPACREEADAVLLLFSFTDRPSFEELPARLERVLQPNEDPLRVVVGTRFDLCPHTAVTEADVAAFEDNWGLRVLRWGGSGVGRGGLVRVAPLLDALVGQLWQRDQMAAGVIPEGREDPED from the exons ATGGTGGAGCCGGGTTGGCTGCTGTCCCCCCCCGGCCGCCCCTTCCTGGCCTCCATCCTCCACAAGAACCAGCGCAGAGTTTTTG GGCTGCTGGAgcgccccgcgctgcccccgGCCCTCAGTGTCCCCACGGTCAGCTACAAACTCTTCGTGTCGGGACGCAGCGGGGTGGGCAAAACGGCCTTGGTGGCAGCGCTGCTTGGGAACCCCGCGCCCCCTTTGCACCGAGAGACGTTGG GCATCGAGGTGAGCACGCTGTTCTGGCCCGCCGTCCCGTTGGGCTCCGAGCGCCCCGTGCTCTTTCAGCTCCATTTCTGGGACTGCGGGGAGAATGCCCTGCGGAAATTCGAGCACCTCCTGCCC GCATGCAGGGAGGAGGCGGACGCCGTCCTTTTGCTCTTCTCCTTCACCGACCGCCCGTCCTTCGAGGAGCTGCCGGCGCGGCTGGAGCGTGTGCTGCAGCCCAACGAGGACCCGCTGCGCGTGGTGGTGGGCACCAG ATTCGACCTGTGTCCCCACACTGCTGTGACGGAGGCGGACGTGGCTGCCTTCGAGGACAACTGGGGGCTGCGGGTGCTGCGGTGGGGGGGTTCTGGGGTGGGCCGGGGAGGTCTGGTACGGGTGGCCCCATTGTTGGATGCCCTGGTGGGGCAGCTGTGGCAACGAGACCAGATGGCAGCTGGTGTCATCCCAGAGGGTCGGGAGGACCCCGAGGACTGA